Within Mustela nigripes isolate SB6536 chromosome 3, MUSNIG.SB6536, whole genome shotgun sequence, the genomic segment AAAACTTCATTCAAGAACAGGGTAGAAACAAACCAACAGAGTGGATTGGCAGATGCCATAGTgtggaaaaggaaataatgataaaatgCACCCCTAGGAATTATAACTTATTTTAGAAACTGGCTAAAATTGGAACAAATCCCCGATCAGTTCTTCATATACCAAGACCCCAGCTCTGCTCTTAGTTACCTGGCCAGTCCCCGTATCCACTAGATTTGGCTCTTAACTCTGCCTTACTCCATGCCTTGTATTTTATAGTCTcttacattttcttgatttctacCTTTGGtcttctggctctttctctgtccctgctACTTCAGTTACCTGAttctcttcatctcagggtcatgagatgaccCAAATCCATTATTCTCATTATGATCCATACCTAGGGGTGAGTCTAGTTCCTGGTCttaactcctttaattttttttttttcaggttctgCCAGACAACCTTTATTACATCAGAAAAGCAACACTAGGCACTAGATCTTGCAAAATAGGTTCTGACCAACTCTAaactttctgaaattaaaaatgcgtAACCACTGTAAAGTTTTTAATgaacaaaaaagttaaatacaaactTTCATATGCAAAATAGATTATTGTATAACTGGCAGCCTCAGAGCCCAAGTActaaattttcttccaaatttcagtGGGGATggaatgggggggaggggaatgtaAATCCTAATGAGTATAAAACTTAATTTCAGctttatatatagaaaagaaaactttgaggAAAAATAGCTTTTACAGTGAATAGTATCTTTTGAAATCAACGGCCCAGGCCAGCCCTTACAATTCTGAGGTTTATACTCAACCAGATCTAGGATGAAAATGAAGATTTCGGGTTTACAGTTACTTCAAATCCAGTTTCAAGAGTAGCCAAGTCACCTCATTTCCAGAAAGCGCGGTCTCTTTAGGATGACCACAACACTCTTCTGAAGACGTGTGGAGAGCCACAGTTCCACTTTTCCATGCCCCCACGCCAGTGCTGTCGTGTCAGGCGTGCTCTGGAAGGCGGCCGAAGCCCTCGGCCACATCGCTTCTCCCGGCATCGTCAAGCCTCCAACATAAGAAGATCTCTAGATTCGAGTTGGCAGTCTCTGCTCCAGCCTTAGAGAAGTTCATTAacacttccttcctccccacctccctgatTGCCTTCCTGATCTTCAGCTGGGAGTGGAGCTTGATTACCactccttcaaaaataaatagttcAGGTAATTCAGAGTTAACTGAAAGAGCAGCAGCACATAGCCACAGCCCATTATGTCTGCTAATGAGTGAGCGAATGAACACACGTGAACAAACAACGAAAGACAAATCATAGAATAAATCCTGCATTTCCCACattcacaggggaaaaaaaaatcataaaaaaaaagttattaattagCGTTTGTTCTTGTGTGGGTTGAACAGTCCAGGCTCTGAGCAGGCACAGGCTCACACATGGGGTTGCAGGCAGAACCTCCACACAGCACGTCAGGACCAGGGTGCGGGAGACGCCGGCGCGCACGCCCGACAGCTCAGTACCTGTGAGACAACAGAGGTGATGCAGGGACTTCTGAACCCACGATGCATGAGTGCATGAGGTATATGGAAACATCAGTCCTCCGTGACAGAACCATCAGCAGCTCCAGGGACTGGGCGGGGCATTCTCACAGCAACTGCTGATGAAGGATTTCCCATACCATCTTCTTCCGGAAGAGAGCCATCTGGTGCTGAGTAAATGTGATAGGTTTGTCCCTAGAGATATAATCTGCATATTTACAAGTAAACATTCCACAATCACTCCCATTCAACTGTTGAGGAATCTCATGTGGCTTCATGCTGTAGTGGGTCCACTCTAAAAGATTCAGATCAATATTTCTTTTGGTCTTACTTTCATCCTGTAAATACTGAAGGAGAATCTCACAGATCCTGTGGCCCTTTTGTCCCATAGAATCCAGATATTTAAGACACCTTTTTCTTAGGTCTATCACCACCAGGCTCCAGTGTACCTCCCGATGAATAGGCACCAGAATAAGTTCCTGTTCAAAGAGATTGACCCCTTTGGTCCATCTTTTCACTGCCTGGTAACCATCAGACTTTAATTTGGGATAGAAAAAAGTACTGAATAGATGAAGTGCTGGATAcccttgctttttgtttctttccaccaGAAGATTCATGTAAAAATTAATGACTTCATCATTGAGCCAGTGATAGTTCTTCAAGGTCTGGATGTCACCTCGAGTGATTCGCAGCTTGAAAGCGCTACTTAGGGCATTACTAGGGCATTACTGATTTCCCTTTCCATGTCCTCTGTAAGTTCAAGAAGATCATCCATCCTTTTATCCCTCTCTTTGCCtgagcaatgtttttcttttgtctcaagTATTGACATTTTCCTCCTGAGTAAGCCATTGCTCCCACTGCCCAGGCGGAGTCGGGCTGACACCTCTTCGGATAGGTCAGGTTCCAGCTGGTGTCCCCTCCTACCTTCATTTTCAAGTCTGATTCCAACTGTCCTTTCTGTATCAGAAATTTTCCCCTTTGAACAACACCTCTTCTCAGTTCTTACTGAGCATAAAGGTCCCCTTGTTTCAACAACTCTGTATTGTTTTGGAACAAACTGAGTTGTTCTGACTCCGTGACTTTGCTCGTCCCCCCAGCCTTTGGTCTTTAATGCATCCATCTGACTTCTTTGAGAGCTGTGGTAAGTAGGAGCTACCGGAGGAACAGAGTTTCCATGACCACCTTCTTTAAGTCGCTCCAATAACCTTCggtatttctctctttcctctttttgaaCACCCTCTTCCACAGTACAGTGGGGACACCTCAGACCCTTGCCACCCTCTTCAGAAATCATCTCTGTTACAACCTGTTCCTGAGGCTTCCAGGTTAAGGAACTCTCTGAAGGGCCTTTGCTATGACGACGGCCACCTGGTCTTCTGTTATACCCCTCTGAGTTCAAAGTAAAACCAAAGGAAGGCAGGACTCTGCGGGGCTGATCTCGGGTTACAGTCACTCTGATCTTTGGATAGTCACTTATTCCATTAGGAGATTTATTACCCAGTTTCAGCATGTTGTTCCAGGATCCAGAACCTGTCAGTTCACAAGATGAACAGTTCGAAAATACCTCTCCTGAAGGGGCCACATTCCGTGTTCCATTACAAGCAGAAGTTACCATGGGTTTTGTGGTCAGCTGGAATGGGAATCCAAATAAGCTGGCAGCATTGTAGAGACTGGTTTTGACTTGGTGAATGAAATAATCTAATCTTGGTCTTTTGGCTGGTATTTCATCAGGGTCCACTGTAGAAAACAAAGTGCTGTTCGAGCGCCGCCTCTTCAGGAGGGCCCGGGTTGGGGGCCActcctttaattttcttatgtCCTGAAAAATTCAATAACTGGATTATTCTCAGACATGATCAGAGAAACAACATTCaagtgataaaatataaaatggccAAACCACCAGGGATTCCTGAAGAatcattttctaatatattttcccactttttttttcactaatgTGTTAGTCCATTTTTACCATGAAAAGAGTTCCCTCTGCatcttcaaataaacaaatgtttgccaTTTACTAACTTCTTTAATGGGCTAACACTTTCATATAATCATTTCTAACCCTCACAATACCATCTTGCTCAAGCAGGCATTATTTTGCTTGTCATACAGATAAGGAAGTGGACTCAGAGAGTTTTTATCACTGGGCTAGTTCATGACAGAACTAGAATTCAATTCCATATTTTACTGATCCAGAAGGAACTAGAATTTGGCAAAATGTTGATTTAGAAGTAATATGTAACAGATGTTGGGAGAATTGTGGTGAGATTTCAAAAGCCATGTTTTGGGATTCATaaagaataattcaaaatattaacTGAGAAGTGAGTTGGAtaaagacaggcagagggagagaacttgcctttggcttagatcccAGCGGTAGAAACTGCCAAACACTATAAATTAAAGCCAGTGCTTGAACTCGTTGCTGGGTACAGACAAATATCCGTTGTGGAGCACCAACAGAGGGATGGACCCCGCTGAACTTAAGCGTGTGTTGCTGTGGTTGGCACCAGTTGGAATTTCAAGATTCATTCTCTGACTGCACATGGCAGGGTACACAGTCAAAGACTTCCACTCCAATCTCAAACTGAGTGCTTGTGGCTGATAAGCAAAGGGAGCTTTGAAAGCAGATAAGCAGCAGGGTTTTGCTTGCTTCTCCCACAGGGCTTGCTGCTTCAGCCATGTGATCGCACTCCACCTCAGGGCCTGGCTGGGGAAAGCTAGAGTGGCCATTTTGTGCAGACAGAGAATTTCGTAGAATACATGAGCCTTCTCAATGTCACTTGTCATGTTTCTCTGTGATACCCATAGTGGGAGCTTACTGAAAAGTAGCATTTTCTGCTCTGGCTGTGATTATGGTATCGTGTGATGTAGGTGGGAAAGGATATTCAGGAGTCCAGCGATAAATTTGCAAGTTGTTTCCATGGCTACCAAACTTTTGTGATCCTGGATATAAATCCTGCTGCAACAAATCTGTTTACCCATGATTTTTATAATCAGCGACACTTTTAACTCGATACTATATTTCAGATATCGATTCAGAAGATATTTACAAGGCACATAACATGAGCCAAGAACCAGGCTCTGAGAGTCCAGAGGTGAGCAGAATAGACACAAGTCCTGAACCTCCCAGCCACCTTTCTGACTGGCAGATAGAATTTACCAGAATACTAGTCCACTATGGATTCTGCCTGGTAATACTATgaacagtaaaattaaataattaaatttgaacaacaaaataaaatagtactgGATCATAGCCCAAAGTACAAAGTAAATACCCATACCCTCAGTCCATTCGGACATGAATAAATGATTCAATAACTAAACAGATGGGGAGAATTGGCAAATATCCCATGAAGAAGAATTCCAGATAAATTATGTAGGATATTCCACCTTCAAGGAGATGGAACATAACACCCCCTCTACTAAGTATGGACTGCtcatagtgacttccttccaaagaatgTAGTATGGaaaggggatttttttaaaaaagtaactttacTGCATGAGCCAGTGATCAAGGTTAACGTCAGCAAGGATAGTTCACATTGATGGTGTGTACCTTTGATATGATGTGATAAAGGTGGTTCTTCACCTCTGTGGTCCTCCTCCCCCAAACACGTGACCCCAATCTAATCACAACACATTCCCAAATTCCAATAGAGAAACAGTTTACAAAATGCTCAGTACTTCCTAaaattgtcaaggtcatcaaaaacaagcaAAGTCTGAGAAATTGTCACTGTCAGAAGGAACTTGAAGACTCATGATGGCTAAATGTTATGTGGAACTATGATGAGATCCTAGCAAGGAACAAGAAAAAGGGCATGACctaaaaactaagaaaagatgAAACAAGTATGGACTTTATAAAGTTAATTATAATGTATTGATATTGGTTcgttaattgtaacaaatgtaccatactgacgtaaaatgttaataataggagAAACTGGGAGCTGCATGTATTACCTTcacaatttttagaaataaaactgttataaaatgaaatgcttatttttttaagaaaatagttacTTCAGTTCCTCTTACAGCTTCTAAGTTAATTTCATATCCATAAGCATATTTTAACTTCATCAATTCAATAAAGAACAGACCCCTCTATTGTGCTAAGTACTCTTTGTGACACACGGAAATTGTCCTTAATCCTAAGAGGTGTATAATCTAGCACTGAACATAGATAGGGGTATTAGCCTGGCTTgtattattatgcccattttatacgGAGGTGGGCAGTAGCCTAGAGAGATTGAGATTTGTCAAATCTATGTAATTTTTGAGAGTCAGAGCAAGAACTCAATAGTAGGTTCTAAcaatagatttatttctttttccattaagtTAAATTTATAACTGAAAGTAATGCTATTTTACCTAAGAGACTCCAACATAACATGGATTCCCAAGACCAGGCTAACATGGGTGCCAGtatataaagataagaaaatgtgttttatttcgTGTCATTGTTCCCTGAGGAATTGAGTATGCTCTATCAGCTTCAGACCTCCTGGAGTTCCTATCCCCAAAACTCCttaattgatataaaataaaaagacttgatTTTAGTATAATACTCTATGGGCTGTATATCCCAGTCCTTTAGTCAAATGACTTTGTACCAAGTTGAATTCAGATAGCATATGTTCTGGAATTCCTTCTTTTCAGAAGTGCACATGCTTCAATTCCAAGTGCTTACTTACAATGATAGCAAAGCAGAGTAACACAGTGGAAATATCACTGGTTCAGACTTAGAAGACATAGATTCAAATCCTAGCTTGGACACTGTCTTGTTTCAGTATTTTGATCGAGTTATATACATACCCTTTCTGAGtaataatttcttcatctgtaaaataaagagagaataaTATCACTTAAATATCtcttaaaatgaagagaataatatCATTTACTTAGAGGCTTTTGAAGTATtgaataaatgtatatgtgtgaCCACTGAGTACAAAACCTGATGCAAAAAAGTGGTTCAATAAACATTATTGTTAGAAACTTGCTAGGGGTGAGCTACATGAggggagagcagagaaagaaaggcaatgAGATAAAGATGAGAAAGTTCGCATTATAGAATTGTCCCGAGAAATGGTCATCAGACATAGAGAATTTAAacaattatgaaaaaagaaaataacagggtGATTTCAATCAACATGGATCTCTTGACCCATTGGGTCAAGAGGTATTGAGATTCTATGAATTTGAGGCCTGGAAGATAATCCTAAATGCTCGAGCATATTTCTGTCAAAACAAGagcaaataatttcttctttatgtctGACAACTTGGCAAATCACATAATCCAATGTGCTAATCTAGAGGATGAGCCTTTTTATTAATAGCTTTTGGTCCCATGCCAGCTCAATATTCACAACTACGCCCAACAGTCGTGCCAGAAGGTTGTACAAGCTCTttcattacattaaatgtaattaaacCCAGGCTTTTTACATTATAAATGGTGCCTCCATATGTTCCTTAAAACTAAAATGTACAGAGAGGATTAAATCCCACGTATCTGGTTCATAGTGAAGGTTCTCCAGACACTGGCTTTGCAGCCACCAACTCCTCCCTCTGGATCCTGTGTGTGAGGAAGATGGTCAGCCGTGGCACAGGACTTGTAGGGCGCCCCTCTTCTTGCAGAGGATGGAAGAGAAAGCGTCCAAAGGCTGTTGCCTTGCCTCTGCGTCCCCAGtacttttccctctgaccttcagcATTTGCAGCATAATGTTTGGACTGAATTTTTTCTGTTTGGAAGTAGCtgcttttcatttaaatgttgaatttgttttctgtaggCAAGTTTTAAAGCCCTGGGCcatgaacattttcaaaataaatcagcTCAATAATAAACATGCATCATTCCCATTATAGGTAATGATCTGTGTGGCTTTGGGCTGCCAAGTTGGGTCCCAGATCAATCCCCAGAACTGTTGTGAAGGCCTAATATGTATAGAGGCATTACTGGTGCTGATTCCAGCCATATGAGgtcactgtttcaatctccctGACAGCAACTTCATTGGCAGGACAAAGTGTACAAGGATTGCCAAAGCTAACATATCAGGTAGCTGGGCCTCCAAACAGATGTGTTCCCATTTCCTGTTATTCTCCCTTTGACTTACATTGGCAATTTCTATATGTGTACCAAGCCAAACTGTGATGCTGAGTTGGATGTGCTCAAAGCCCATT encodes:
- the LOC132013241 gene encoding LOW QUALITY PROTEIN: sentrin-specific protease 2-like (The sequence of the model RefSeq protein was modified relative to this genomic sequence to represent the inferred CDS: inserted 1 base in 1 codon) yields the protein MLKLGNKSPNGISDYPKIRVTVTRDQPRRVLPSFGFTLNSEGYNRRPGGRRHSKGPSESSLTWKPQEQVVTEMISEEGGKGLRCPHCTVEEGVQKEEREKYRRLLERLKEGGHGNSVPPVAPTYHSSQRSQMDALKTKGWGDEQSHGVRTTQFVPKQYRVVETRGPLCSVRTEKRCCSKGKISDTERTVGIRLENEGRRGHQLEPDLSEEVSARLRLGSGSNGLLRRKMSILETKEKHCSGKERDKRMDDLLELTEDMEREISNALXNALSSAFKLRITRGDIQTLKNYHWLNDEVINFYMNLLVERNKKQGYPALHLFSTFFYPKLKSDGYQAVKRWTKGVNLFEQELILVPIHREVHWSLVVIDLRKRCLKYLDSMGQKGHRICEILLQYLQDESKTKRNIDLNLLEWTHYSMKPHEIPQQLNGSDCGMFTCKYADYISRDKPITFTQHQMALFRKKMVWEILHQQLL